The nucleotide window GTCAGTGTGATTTCGATGTGACGAATGCGAGTGATGAGCACTCCGGCTCGAGTGCCGTGGTTCATCTGGGATTCTTTCCTCGACCTCCTCTTCGATTTCCTCGTAGACATCATCGAAATATTCCGCCACTGTTTCCCGCTCGAAGCGGGCGTCTTCATGGTCGAAGACAAATCGCAAGGTTCCTTCAGACGACTTGCCATTCCTCTTGACAGTGATATTTCCAGGTAGCGAGCTGTTAGTCGCAGGCGAGATCACAGAACCCGGCGTGACGGAAAGAGCATCCGAGCTGTCTTGGGCACACTTGTCGCACCATGCAAAGTGGCGGTGGTACCGATTCCCCAATAGCATCTTGTTGATGTCAATTTTAACGTCCATCAACTTGTTAAGATCGTATCTGCTGCCGACTTTGGTGGACTTTGGAAATTGTGTGTAGAGATCCATTAGATCCAACATGACCTCGAGAACACAGCCTTTCCTAGCCGGATACCGGTCGGCATAGAACTGTGGGATATGATCTCCACCCATTCCCGTAAGGAGGACTGTTAGTTCAAGAATTGCCATCACAAGCGGAAAGCTTGGTTGCTTCAAGGGCGCAAACGTCTTGTAAAGATCGATGGACATGTCGTATGCATCGCTGATGAACTTCTTGACCTCGGGACTGTCCCCTTTTTCGCCCTTTGGGAACATCTTCCGAAGTAATTTGATCAGCAACTTCTGGGGATACTGAGCCTGGAAGTCGAAGCCAATGGTCTCCAGAATATGACGCTCGAGGCCCACTGTGAATTTGGATGGACCATCGAACATCTGCGCGGTCAATATTAGTAGGTACACCGTAGATCGCCAACAAGATAATTGACGAACCTTGTCATCCGGAGTCCTTTGATCGTGGGGCTGCCTGATATTGTGCGCAGCACATAGGACATCCTTGGACTTCTTGATCGTATCCTCCACCTTGCATGCAACAAACAACGACGCAAGAGCTACATCTTCGTAGTTGTACTCGGCGCTCGGAAACCGTATTCTGAACCTGTGGTAGTAGGTCGCTGCTGTATCGAATGTCTTGACCGGCCTGTGGCGTTCGTCAGCAAAATGCGTAGGTAAGGCTTGGAAGCGATGGGTCCGCACAGGCTTATGCTTTGTCGAACGCTATCAATGAGCTGGACGCCTTTGAGTCTGTATGCATCCTCCCTTGCTTCATCATAGCCAATGCTTTTCAGCATCTGCTGCAGCGTCTGTTCCGAGATGTAGCGTGGCGGGTTGGACGAAAGCCCTGGGGAAGGCCCTATCGGGACCGCTTCATGGTCATTGACGCCGTTGCGTTTCGAGGCCGGCTCAGTTGGTATGCTCGGTGCCATTGGGGAAGTTGGCAGATGACTTGGCTAGAATCGGTTGGGAGGAGTGGGCATAGAGCCCGTCGTCATGCGTTGGGAGCGCAGCCCTTGTTGGAAATCGGGAATCGTTCTGACGTCGCGAAATGGATGGGTTTAGAGCTCGGCAGTCGAGGTTCGGCGCCTGAATGTGGGATTGAACGGCAAGTGAAACTTTGCTGCCAGTGTAATCCCAGAAGGTCTCGAGAGGGTCCGCTTTCGTTTCGAGGTCGGGGCGTAGATGGTGAAAGATGTCGAGCAGAATGAAAATGGGTAGGGAAGGGAACCGAGTTGCAACTTTCGCGACGCCAATTGCGAGGGGTTGCTTGCAGCGCGCGCCGCTGTCCACAATGAGCACTGGTCCGGTTGGAGCTGGTAACAATTTTGGGTGAACCGTGCACCTAAACGCCTGATAAGATAACACTGGGCCGTGGGCGCTAATCCGGCCCCGCTCTGTGCCTCCAATTCCCCCTTGGGCCTCCACAATCCGACCTCCCGTGCCTCCCTCTGTCGCGATTCGCGAATccttttccatttccattctcCAAATTCCCATCATTGCTGTTCCGGTTACTCTTCCCGCTGCACTATCCAGATATCTCATCCAACGTCACAGCGCCCACCGGAATCGATAAGGAGTCTATTAAAGTCGGGGTAGATAGGTAGCACTGGGCCGTACCTCGCGGATCCCAATTTTATGCCATGCGTTGGTTCGGTTCGTATCCGGTGGAAGGGCACTCCGGCCGGATGTCAAGCCATTTTCGGACTCGGGATGTCAAGCCATTTTCGGACTCGGAGATTTGGTTGCCGCACGGTGACGCTGACGGTGTACCCGATGTTTACGGCGTGCCCGATGCAGTGTTTACAGCTGCCGGTATTGATAACTCGTGGAAAAGGGGCTAAAGCGACGAGTGTTCCATTGCTACGCACCAGGCGTTTAACCGACTGGGCGATGTTTCAACAGGGCATTTAGGTAGTATCATGACCTGCCCGCTCAGGTCGATATGGGAACCACCACAGTAGATCGGTTTGAAGCAAGCAGGAAATTACAGGACTCCCCGTGTGAAGTCATCACGGTCATCATCCGTCCCTAGAGGTGTTTACTAGTTCTAAGAAATGGCTTAAGAAGGTGCTTCCGACCTCGTCTTCAGCATGATTTTTTCCAGCAAGTGCTACACCACTATCAACTCACAACCCACCTCTATTCACTCTTTATCAAACCCGGTTATCCAACACCGTCCACTCTCGTTACCATGGTCCGAATTTCCCTCTTGACGTACCTGGCCCTGGGCCTAGGAAGCACCACTGTACTCGCAGACTGTGGTCAAGCCCCGAGCAGTTCGCCGGCAGTTCAGATTCCCACGGGCGTTTTGACGCCAGTTACCGACTTTGGCGTAAACCCAACCGGCTTGGATCTCCATATCTACGTCCCCAAGAACCTCGCCCCCAAGCCCGCTGTCATCCTAGCCGTAAGAAGCCCCCTCCCTTACCACCAACATCGTGAAGATGCAGAACACTAACCTTTGCAACAGCTCCACTTGTGCGGCGGCACCGGCCCTATTTACTCCTACTTGTCTAACTACAACCCCCACGCCGACCAGCGCAAAAACTTCGTGGTCCTCTACCCCTCCACCCCGCACGACAACCACTGCTGGGACGTGGCCTCCAAGAAATCCCTAACCCGCGACGCCGGCGGCGACACCACCTCGCTCGCCAGCATGGTGCGCTGGGCCATCTCCGAGTTTGACGCCGACCCTGCCAAGGTCTTCGTCAccggctcctcctccggctgCATGATGTCCAACGTCATGGCCGCCGCCTACCCCGACATCTTCTCAGCCGTGTCATGCTACTCGGGAATCCCTGCCGGCTGTCTGGCCGGTTCCCCGGGAGCCAGTCCGCAGAACTCGGACCCGACTTGTGGTCAGGGCAAGAAGATCAAGTCCGGAGAGGAGTGGGCTGCCGTCCTCAAGAGCATCTACGGCAAACCCGAGGGATATACCGAAGGCTCGTATCCCAAGGTGCAGACGTGGCATGGTGAGGCGGATTTCTTTGTCAACTACCCGAACTTGCAAGAGCAGTTGAAGCAGTGGTCGACGGTCTTGGATGTTCCGTTTAGCAAGACTCAGGCCAATGCGCCGGACACTGGGTACACCAAGATTGTGTATGGAGATGGAAGCAAGTTGGTTGGTTACTCGGCCAAGGGAGTGGGACACACGGTCCCGGTGCACCCTGAGGAGGATTTGAAGTGGTTTGGCTTGTAATGGAGGGGACGGGGGAGGTTGAGAGGGGGTCGATGGAAGTCTTGTGTGTGATAGTTGACGATATTGGATAACTGGTATAGAATGAATAGTTGTGAGCTGAAGAGTTTCTCGCTACATCGTGAACGAAATGCTTGTACGGCACTCAGCGTGAAAGCAAAGGAAAAGCTTATTAGACTCAACAGTCACCTCAAGACGTGCGGCGAAGCATTCTGCGAAGAGTCCTGACGGTGTGTGGTGTTGCATCGTGTTCGTAATACTTGAATTCAGGCGTAAGCTGCGGGCTTTCCGTCGAGTTTCTGGCTGCAATGTTGCTACATTGTAGCGTGAAGATTGTAGGACGAAGTTTcatggcggcggcaacaATCTAATTTCAACCACATCGATTTCACCTTACaaagtaaatatacttcGCCGCCCTCCCGATTTTAATCCCATGCATCAACTTGGTCAAAGTCGTGGTCAATTATGGGTATTTAATGTCCATTAAACCTTCAGTGTCTTTTCCCAATTGTCGTTACGTACTCGTACGGTATTATGTCCCATTCCCCCTGTCGTCATGCGTGGTATCAAAATCCTAAACAGCGcgcttatttatatatcgaTGCATGCAGTAGTGCAGTATGGTGTCCATCACTCTCAGGCCTTGTCAAACTTTTAAAAAAGCATGGCGAAGACGGCGGCAAGAGGACCAGCAACGCCAAAGGTGACGCCAAGGGCGGTGGCAGCGTTGGAGGTTTGGCTGGGGGTGGCGCCGGAAGAAGTGGCAGGGGTGCCTGAGGAAGTGGGCTTGACGGTGCTGGTGGCAGTAGTGGTTGTGGAAACTGAGTGGGTTGAAGATTAGTTAGTTACATGGCTACATGTATGTGGCAAGGCGGAAGAAAGGACATATTCTCACCTCCAGACTTGGTGACACTGAACGTCTGAGACTCAGCAAGCTGACCGCTGTTGGTCTTCTCAGTGCCGAAAGCCTTGATGCTGTAGGTGGAGCCAGGGGCGGCGACGAAGTTGGTGAGCTTGTACTCGCCGTCCGATGTCTTGACCTTGTCCGCAATGGTCATGTCTACCTCGCCGCCGGTTTGGTGGTTGACGAGGACAAGCTGGAAGGTCTCGGGGTCGGAGTCGACGTGGTCCCacttgatggtgttggtCTGGGACAGATCCCACTTGGCGTTCATCTCGGGCTCGGTGAGCTTGAGAGCTGTAGATATGGTGCGGTTAGCGAGTGTCTTGGGTGTGAAGCTTGATATCGGAATTCTTACCAGCAGCGGTGGCCGCAAAGGCAGCAACGGTGGCAATCATGAACTTCATGTTGGCGGTTTAGGGTGGGTTGATTATGGGTTGATTATGAGGTATTGGGTGAAGGTTGGTATGAGGAAGATTAAATATGTGTTGGAAGGTTGGAAGACTGGGCAAGATGGGGGATGAAGGGCTATTATTTACACAAAGACAAAATGGACATAGAAGCAACGGAGAAATCTGGTGGATGTCAGACCTTCATTTTAAACCTTTCGGTCGAGGCAACAGCCCAATCGGTCAGCACTAGCTGAATTGGCCCGCGCAGATTCCAACTTTCCAAGAAACGTCAGATTTTACCGGCTGATCATCAACTGGGGGATCCTCATCAGTTCGCGAGGATCCTGGTCGTAATGATCCTTGGAGGACGGCGTCGTGGCTGAGTTTCTACGACTTGACATGGAACACCAGCGCGCGTCTCGCGATTTGCTGGAGCTCCGGTGGGTGTGTTGTCCAGCCTGTCCGCGACTCCATCTGGGCTCCTTCGTCGATACTCCTTCGTGATCTTTGAGGCCCTTCTCTGGACCCTCCTTTGGGTTTCCTCCATGGGGTAAGATGCAGCTGACGTGAAGCCGGGTCATCGCCATCCATTGCTGGAGGACAGGCAGTGAGCGTACCGGCGAGTTGGTACATCCAGGTACCAGTCCTCCAGGGGCGAAGTCTGCCCGtttattcttcttccattcttTTCCCGGACCAGGTCCCCGGGCTCGCCCCAAAAAGGGATTCGGTTCCCTTCGTATTACAAGGGTCGTCAAAAGTCAAAAAGTCAAACCTGGAAACACCGGCAGGACGGCAGGTACGGCAGTGCAACTGCAACGTTCAGGGCTCCGCGCTGTGCTGGCAAACGTCCGTGGGTGACCTGGATGATGCTGATCGGTCGGGTGGGTTGCACTGCAGTGGTGGCATTGGTGGGTCATGCAAAGCCCAATCTCCGTCAGCCCAGTGGGGTAAGATCTAATTTCAGCTCATCTCTAAGCCTTATCGTCTTCTTATCGGCAACAGTATCCACATGCACAAAGCATGGATaacccttttcctcctctagCGTCTTTTACGTCACTGTTTTGCAACGTTCGGTCTTGTTGTAGAAATGCAATTATGCGAAAAGACGGCGAAGAATATGCCGCTGGACGTTCGATTCAGAGCGACTAACCGCATACTATTGCCGAAAGAGAGGAATTGAACTCTGTGTTGAAACATGGCATTACGAGAACCACGTTGGCGTGTTACTTTCAAGGCCACCCAGCCTTGATGCCAATCCGCAGTATCACGTCGTTCGGGTGTGTCTTTTGGAAGTATACCTATATCGCGCATACTCATCCGTGTCTGATGCGTCGAGATTCCCTGGGTGCCTTTGCGGATCGTGTACATGCCTGCTTACCTGGTTTGGTCCTGAACTGAGCTATTGCGGAGTGCGGCGCTCGCAACAAGACCCTCGGTAAGGGGGTGTATTATACATTGATTTTCCTCGTACTTCTGTCATCGGACATGTTCTCAAACACAACAACTGAGGGGAGCAAAACATGCGGTCCAAACCGATGAACTATTATTTCGCAGGTAATTGCTTGTGACATTGCAATGCGTCATCTTGTACCTAGCCTCCGGCTACGCATCCGTGTCGTGAAGGTTGTTTGTATGGGGAGCCCGGCATGATCTGACGGGTGACCACATTTCCCGAACTGACTAAAAGGGGAAATGGAAAAGTCAAGATAGAGTCAACTCAGGCGGAACGAACTCATGAGAATGCGAGATCACTATATACCTTGTCCGCTAGTCAAGCTTACCGTCAGAGTTGACTTTGCACCGGACAACTGAGTCACTGCAGTGCCCGTACCCACCCTTCCGCTCCCGACCCCAAACAAGAGCTTTAAACTCATCGTCGAGAGGAAGGATCGAAAGATGGAAAACACGTGGGGATCACAAACCACCAGGAAATTCCCCGTCAAAGTGGACCAGATATAGAGGGAATTTTTCCATTTCAGGGTCCGACCGCTGGGTTTCAGATCAGTGGATGCGCGTTGTTGAAGTGGCTGATCGGCCAACTGTCTGCTCGTTTCCTCAAGTGGATTTTGGAGATGCGAAGTGTACACACCGTTGTACGGAAGATGGAATGCACGGCTGCGACGCAGATCCCCGCGATAGGAGGCCCTATCGCGATGTTGTATGATAACCTAAGTGGACATCTGCACGAGACGGATCGATCTTTACCTGGCAACCCCACGCCCGCATTCACCCGAACTGTTGGATGTGAATGTTAGTTCGAGAACGCCAACGGGATGACCCTGCGTTGACTTTGGTTGGGGACGGCAATCAAGCTCTGAAGCGGTGGGGTATTCATGCCTGAGGGCTCAAAACCACGATACTACTACACAGTCAGTCTTTTCCTCCCAATTGCTTAAaccttcgtcgtcgtcgcacTAAGGTCCCATCCCACTTGGGTGCGCACccggccagccagccagcccgcCAGTCAGTCTTTACCTTCACTCCGCTCTGCCATTGCGCGATTACATTCCTTCAACTTTTCCCGCGCTAGCCAACACCTTTTGATTTCTTCAACAAATTTGGGCAACGCAAGTACCTGGAGTACGCCTTGTCGCCGACGTCCTTCGACAAGAGGACGAGGGAGAAGTCTCGAGTTGGTACTTCAGGCTATCAACAGAGTCACAAGTACACCGTGATACCATACTACCGACTTCGAAGGACATCAAGCCAACAATATTTACAGTATcttcaaccccaacccaGTTCTTCCCTATCCGAAATTAGCGCCAAAATCCTTCCGCGGGGAGCAACGACAGGTCGTGTCTCTTGATTCCTGTCTCACTTTATCCGCCAATAACTTCGACCCTTGACCCCACCTCTTTCTACCAGCATTCTGCCAAGCTGTGTCCAAAACAAGCCGCCCAAGATGCCCCAGAAAATCGCTTTCGCGCAGGACGTTAAGCTTCGTCCCAGAGCTCAGTCAGAACCGCTCGCTGACCGTTCCCCGACCCCCTTCCCGGACGAGAGACCGAGCAGCGCTACAACCACGAGCTCGAACAAGATGTTTTCATTGCGCAATGGCCGTGGCCGCAACCACTCGGGTGCCAGCGAAAGCAGTCGTGGTACTTCTCTCTTCACGTCGATATCCGGCCGTTCGTCATCGAAATCTTCTGGTCGCCTCAAGAGAGCTTGGGACAAGATTCTTAGTCGCTTGGGTTCCGGTTCGAAAACTCCCTGAAGCTAGAACACTATACCGCGAGTGTTGTTCTTCGGTATGGAAAGGATCGGTATGCTAGTACCGCCATGGATCAAAGTCGCATAGGGATTCCAAGAGCAGGAGTCTGAATGGAAGGACAAGACTGGAACCTTTGGGCGGTGTATTGCTTGCATTCCTGCAGTAGAGCAAGTGGTTGCAACCCCTTTCTACCCAGCACGTACAGGACTCGGAGATGTTTCAGATCGTGGTCTGGACGAAGGTTCCCATACTGGATGGGTTAATGGTATCAATAACAGTTAATGATGATCACGGTTTGATCATATCATGGTCTAGAAGAGCCCGTAGGTCAGGCTGTTGTCCGAGACTGCACTGTTGCACGCAGTTTATGTGGTGTGACATTGGGCCATGTATATACCACATGAGGTTGTCGTTGCTTTGCTTGCTGGGTTCTTTTGTCGTGGAAGAGATTTACGATCTAGATATCGCACATTGAGCCACATCATGCAACGGAGACTGGACTTGAATATGGCGGAGCAATGTCCACCTCAGCATTGGTTATCTTCGTCTGAGTCTATGTTGGCATGCCAACGAAAAACTTGATTCCACTCTCTTTTCGGCTCAACAACTTTACTAACAAGGGGTTCTAGAAGCAGTTTCAAGCATGCTATTTTCTTTCAAGCAGTGCGGTACCGACCACTAGCGAATAGGAAGGAACTATGAAACTGCGATACCTTATCAGTCACAGTACTGTACTTGGTGTCTCTTACCAATTTGGCCAGCGGTCTTTGGACGTATCACCTATGTCTTTCGGCAGCGCGACCGTAGGTAGATTCGTGCAGTCCACGTGACGGGTGAAGCCACAAACACCCAGTCAACCAGAGATAGGCTGGCGATGTTCGACCTGGAGTCTGCAACAGCCTGGGAGAACCATAAAACGCGATAGCAATCAGGATTGCTGTATGCATCATTTCTAACACCCCCCAAGTTACCAGAAGGCATTGCCGTACACTAGACAAGGTTGAGTGGTCCTGCGATCGATCCGGCCGTGTTTCTATACACGCAGATCGATAACAGCGAGTGCACGAATAGCTCGGCAATCTAGCGACCTACTACTGAACGACTTCCAGGTTGCACTCACGAAGCGATACCTCTCGCATCCGCTTATTATGCCGAATCTTACGCCTCAACAGCTCACCACACTCTTAAGTACTCTCACTTCAATCGAACAACGACTCGACCGAATTGAAGCGGCCCTTCACCTTAACAGCAATGCCGCGCATAACAACGGAAACGGCGACCCAACTTCCACTGGCACATCGGCTGGTCCAGCTGCCTCCGTGCTAGCCCATCCCTCACTaagcgccggcgccggcagGAGAGTCACCAACGCCCAATCTCCCGCAGTCGCACAAGCCCGCCCACACCCGGCCCcaccaagtggaagtcgcACATCCAACCTCACCatccccgccgccaccacccagTCCTCCGACCTCGCCCCCCTCGACCCGCCTCCACAAGGCTACACCATCTCCTCACGAGCCAGCATGCAAGACGAGCTCGACCAGTGGACCATCCCGCGGGGCTACAGCATGCGCATCGCCGGCGCCAAAGTCACCGGCAAGAAGAAAGTCCGATGGGTATGTTTCCGAGGCGGCGAGGCGCGACACCACCGGCCGCCCGTGGACGAGTCCGTGATTCAAGCGGCCAAAGCTGAAGGCCGGCGCAAGCCCACCACCGATCGCACCTCCAAAAAGTGCGGGTGTCTGTTCAAGTTCGAGGTGATTGAGACAGCCAAGGGGTCGGATCTGTGGACGCTGCACTACCCAAATGAAGAGCACAAGACGCATAATCATGGCCCGTCGGATCAGACGAGCGAcccgagggcgaggaggttgCCGACGGAGGTGAGCAGGGAGGTGGATCAGTGGTTGAGGGAGGGATGGTTGGTTAGTAAGGTGCAGGAAGAgctgagggggagggggtttAGGAACGTGTTGAATACAGATCTTTATAATCGAAAgaggttgttgaagaaggagaatgcGTAGGGGCAGGCGGGGGGTTGATGAGGGGGGAATGATCGGTCGGCCTGGCTGATGGAGACGCTAATGTCGCTGCTTCGGGGTTCTGAACGTCTGGGTTACAGGGGGTTTCATGGGAAAGGTGAATCGGGACGCCTCATTAAAGTTTTCATTCCTGTTTGGGAGGATGTTGGAGGTAATGTAGTCTCGCGATGGAAGTTATGATCTTGTTTTTCGAGTTCTAAAGACCAACTTTCTCATCTCGTCGTGCCACTCTCAAGTAGAAGAACTCATCGATAGAACCTAATATGTGATTGTGAAACAACGTACCTGCACACATTGTTGGATCATCTACCAATCAGCGACATCCTGCAGATGGAACCCTTGCTCAAATCTATTCAAGCTGCACTTTCGCATCGTTTTTCCACCACTTCCCAAAACAGTCTTTCTGTTCACGCAGTACTCACCAGCACAACACTGTAACCTAAACAAATATCTCCAGGGGCAACCGCTGCAGTCTCCACTGCCCCTTTTCTAAGCTCCATACCAACAGAAGAccccaccatcaacatccacgCCGGGAGGCAGGGTCCTCCACCAAACCTAGACGAGATTTCCATACCACGAAGAACAACAACCTGGGCACAagataatatagaaaaaaaaacgaccACCACAACAATGACCAGTCTCCCagccctcaccaccactccaaCCCGGCACCCGACATCATGCGCCTCCCTATCCCTTCCACTCCTCTCCTTATTGAACCGCGTTCTCCCTTCTTTCAACCCACCAAGCCCGACAGACTCACCAACACTCACCCTCTCCATCGGCTCCGGCCCCGGCCTCCTCGAAGCCCTTTTTCTCCACCATTATCCCTCCCGCTCTTCATCCTTCTATGGAGTCGAAGTAGcccctcctctttcccaactaaaagagggaaaagaagtGAACACCTGGTTACCGGAACAGAACACCATTACCGTCCCGGGGACTTGGGCGTTAGTAGGCAGGGAGTGGCTCGAGGAGACGGGGGGGCTGGTTTTTGTTTATCCTAGGAGTGGAGGGTTGGTGGAGAGGTATTTGGCTGAGATGGAGGGGATAGCAGCCGAACGGGGAAAGGgactggaggtggtggtttggatTGGACCGTGCTGTGATGTGGAGGAGTATAGGGCAGTGTTGGAGGGATGGGGTGTGATAGAGGACCTcactgaagaagaagaggggagcgggaagttggtggaggagggggaggtagTGTTGGTTTATagaagcaggaggagggagtGAAGGAGGGCTGCCCCGGGCATGCATGCATGACACGAGCATGATGAATTTGGGGATCGATAAGTAAAGAGAGCGTTAGCTGACTCTCTATCTTGGTGTCAGATAGAGCATCAGCAAATGCgactggaagaggaagaaaaggggggaagagagaaagaagaaaaaaaagcggGTAATGGTCCGTAACGGACTGGAACCGTTGTCTTCCTGCGGCACGTATGCAGACGCAGATTTACCACGCCGGAAATGTTACCATTACACCAACGGACCACACCACGGGAGAGCAATCAGTTAAGGGAAACTCGAACACCCTAGACGGGTTTGACACATTGGATGACGCGGGGTAGGCGGGAGGATCAGGTCGGAGGTAGGAACG belongs to Neurospora crassa OR74A linkage group IV, whole genome shotgun sequence and includes:
- a CDS encoding acetyl xylan esterase; the encoded protein is MVRISLLTYLALGLGSTTVLADCGQAPSSSPAVQIPTGVLTPVTDFGVNPTGLDLHIYVPKNLAPKPAVILALHLCGGTGPIYSYLSNYNPHADQRKNFVVLYPSTPHDNHCWDVASKKSLTRDAGGDTTSLASMVRWAISEFDADPAKVFVTGSSSGCMMSNVMAAAYPDIFSAVSCYSGIPAGCLAGSPGASPQNSDPTCGQGKKIKSGEEWAAVLKSIYGKPEGYTEGSYPKVQTWHGEADFFVNYPNLQEQLKQWSTVLDVPFSKTQANAPDTGYTKIVYGDGSKLVGYSAKGVGHTVPVHPEEDLKWFGL
- a CDS encoding C-type cyclin — protein: MAPSIPTEPASKRNGVNDHEAVPIGPSPGLSSNPPRYISEQTLQQMLKSIGYDEAREDAYRLKGVQLIDSVRQSISLPVKTFDTAATYYHRFRIRFPSAEYNYEDVALASLFVACKVEDTIKKSKDVLCAAHNIRQPHDQRTPDDKMFDGPSKFTVGLERHILETIGFDFQAQYPQKLLIKLLRKMFPKGEKGDSPEVKKFISDAYDMSIDLYKTFAPLKQPSFPLVMAILELTVLLTGMGGDHIPQFYADRYPARKGCVLEVMLDLMDLYTQFPKSTKVGSRYDLNKLMDVKIDINKMLLGNRYHRHFAWCDKCAQDSSDALSVTPGSVISPATNSSLPGNITVKRNGKSSEGTLRFVFDHEDARFERETVAEYFDDVYEEIEEEVEERIPDEPRHSSRSAHHSHSSHRNHTDHGWSPYSRSRHGGHNSDRHKGRKSHGYY